In Halobaculum sp. XH14, a single genomic region encodes these proteins:
- the gltB gene encoding glutamate synthase large subunit, with product MTQPDARERPAAGLADPADERSNCGVGAVVDLDGGRSHAVIEDGIELLENLEHRGATGAEPNTGDGAGVMLQRPDGFFEAVVGDLPDTYAVGSLFMPTDEGVRAELRDLFETTFASYGVETVAWREVPTDADAADLGETALDSEPSVWQAFVAPDGELSTDDFDRRLYVGRRELEKAAADVEGAGRFYVCSLDRERLVYKGLLKASQLGTYFPDLRDDRLESGVALVHARFSTNTLGAWHLAHPYRNIVHNGEFNTIRGNVNWMRAREADLADGGFTDAELETVTPVISDPDQSDTASVDETLDLLLRGGRELPHALRMLIPEAYRGDDAMSEERREFYDFHASLVEPWDGPALVIGFDGERVAGVLDRNGLRPCRYDVTTDNRLVMASEVGALDHEPSAVAERGRLQPGEVFVADREAGEVVPDEAVFADLVDDRYGEFVDAEQRELDAVAVETDADGRPGDADAVRTVPNAGEAPENLRGLQATFGYTTDQLNHMIEPMTHDGKDPVGSMGDDTPLSVLSEYNRPLFTYFKQLFAQVSNPPIDYIREELVTSLEARLGPQRNLLDESPEHARQVVCDSPILTEAETAGLRDLAGRTDGDLTSTTLETTWDPEGDMEAAVEALREEAVAAVRDGADVLVLSDRAVDADRAPIPSLLATAAVHHALVREGLRARCGLVVESGDPREVHHVATLVGYGAGAVCPYLAYETVRDLVAGPDGADEVEALATYRAALEQGLLKTMAKMGISTAESYRGAQIFEAVGLDSAFVREYFEGTEIRTEGIGVDELAADVRERHAVGFGDDPELETHGEYENRSSGLHHGWNPHSVRDLHAAVRGDDRESWDSFAEQVNDADEPAELRNLLEFDSDRDPIPVEEVEPVSEIATRFTTAAMSLGSLSPEAHENNSIAMRRLGGKSNTGEGGEPPERFGTERECDVKQVASGRFGVTAEYLASADELQIKMAQGSKPGEGGHLPGAKVNEYIAHVRCSTPGVGLISPPPQHDIYSIEDLKQLIHDLKSANPEADVNVKLVSEAGIGTIAAGVAKAEADVVHVSGHSGGTGASPKTSIKNAGLPWELGLAETNQMLRATGLRDRIRVAVDGGMKTGRDVAVGALLGGEEFAFGTASLVSSGCVMARQCHQNTCPVGVATQREDLRERFPGEPEHVINYMTFIARELREIMADLGFRTVEEMIGRPDVLTQRDDLEGKAAKLDLSTVLADPAPGARTKVREQDHADVADGIDRELIEAADEALSSGEPVAVSRTLGNTDRAVGATLSNRVASEHGGEGLPRDTVSLEFDGTAGQSFGAFLAPGVSSHLTGAANDYVGKGLSGGTLAVETPADASFDPSENIVVGNVALYGATSGEAYVNGVAGERFAVRNSGAKAVVEGLGDHGCEYMTGGAVAVLGETGRNFGAGMSGGVAYVFDPDDEFPAKVNRGMVSLSQELTDADEAMLRRLVENHLARTDSERAAALLENWSEAVGEFVRVLPDAYAEVIAEGRGDDVRDELPEPVAGGDAVPGFERGAVSGDD from the coding sequence ATGACTCAGCCGGACGCGCGCGAGCGCCCGGCCGCGGGCCTGGCGGACCCCGCGGACGAGCGTTCGAACTGCGGTGTAGGTGCCGTCGTCGACCTCGACGGCGGTCGGTCACACGCAGTAATCGAGGATGGCATCGAACTCCTGGAGAACCTCGAACACCGGGGTGCGACGGGCGCGGAACCGAACACGGGCGACGGGGCGGGCGTCATGCTCCAGCGGCCGGACGGCTTCTTCGAGGCGGTCGTCGGCGACCTCCCGGACACCTACGCGGTCGGATCGCTGTTCATGCCGACCGACGAGGGGGTACGGGCGGAGCTCCGGGACCTGTTCGAGACGACGTTCGCCTCCTACGGGGTCGAGACGGTCGCGTGGCGGGAGGTTCCCACGGACGCGGATGCGGCGGACCTGGGCGAGACTGCGCTGGACTCGGAGCCGTCCGTCTGGCAGGCGTTCGTCGCGCCCGACGGGGAACTCTCGACCGACGACTTCGACCGGCGACTGTACGTCGGCCGGCGCGAACTGGAGAAGGCGGCCGCGGACGTGGAGGGTGCGGGGCGATTCTACGTCTGCTCGCTCGACCGCGAGCGCCTCGTCTACAAGGGCCTTCTGAAGGCGAGCCAGCTCGGGACGTACTTCCCGGACCTTCGCGACGACCGGCTCGAATCCGGCGTCGCGCTCGTCCACGCGCGCTTCTCGACGAACACGCTCGGCGCGTGGCACCTCGCGCACCCGTACCGGAACATCGTCCACAACGGCGAGTTCAACACCATCCGGGGGAACGTGAACTGGATGCGCGCCCGCGAGGCCGACCTCGCGGACGGCGGCTTCACCGACGCGGAACTGGAGACGGTGACGCCGGTCATCTCCGATCCGGACCAGTCCGACACCGCCTCAGTCGACGAGACGCTCGACTTGCTGCTCCGGGGCGGCCGCGAGCTCCCGCACGCGCTCCGGATGCTCATCCCCGAAGCGTACCGCGGGGACGACGCGATGAGCGAGGAGCGCCGGGAGTTCTACGACTTCCACGCCTCGCTCGTGGAGCCGTGGGACGGCCCCGCACTGGTCATCGGCTTCGACGGCGAGCGCGTCGCGGGCGTGCTCGACCGGAACGGCCTGCGTCCGTGCCGATACGACGTGACGACCGACAACCGGCTCGTGATGGCCAGCGAGGTCGGCGCGCTCGACCACGAGCCGAGCGCGGTCGCCGAGCGCGGCCGGCTCCAGCCCGGCGAGGTGTTCGTCGCGGACCGCGAGGCCGGCGAGGTCGTCCCCGACGAGGCCGTCTTCGCGGACCTCGTCGACGACAGGTACGGTGAGTTCGTCGACGCCGAGCAGCGCGAACTCGACGCCGTGGCGGTCGAGACGGACGCGGACGGCCGGCCGGGTGACGCCGACGCGGTGAGGACGGTTCCGAACGCCGGCGAGGCTCCCGAGAACCTCCGCGGGCTCCAGGCGACGTTCGGCTACACGACCGACCAGCTGAACCACATGATCGAGCCGATGACCCACGACGGGAAGGACCCCGTCGGTTCGATGGGCGACGACACGCCGCTGTCGGTGCTCTCGGAGTACAACCGGCCGCTGTTCACCTACTTCAAGCAACTGTTCGCGCAGGTGTCGAACCCGCCGATCGACTACATCCGCGAGGAACTCGTCACCTCGCTCGAGGCCAGACTCGGCCCCCAGCGGAACCTGCTCGACGAGTCGCCCGAACACGCCCGGCAGGTCGTCTGCGACTCGCCGATCCTCACCGAGGCCGAGACGGCCGGGCTCCGCGACCTCGCGGGCCGGACCGACGGCGACCTGACGTCGACGACGCTGGAGACGACCTGGGACCCCGAGGGCGACATGGAGGCCGCGGTCGAGGCCCTCCGCGAGGAGGCGGTCGCGGCCGTCCGCGACGGCGCCGACGTGCTCGTTCTCTCGGACCGCGCGGTCGACGCCGACCGCGCGCCCATCCCGAGCCTGCTCGCCACCGCGGCGGTCCACCACGCGCTCGTCCGCGAGGGCCTGCGCGCCCGCTGTGGCCTCGTGGTCGAGTCGGGCGACCCGCGCGAGGTCCACCACGTCGCCACGCTCGTCGGCTACGGCGCGGGCGCGGTCTGTCCGTACCTCGCGTACGAGACGGTCCGGGACCTCGTCGCCGGCCCCGACGGCGCGGACGAGGTGGAGGCGCTCGCCACCTACCGCGCGGCGCTCGAACAGGGGCTCCTCAAGACGATGGCGAAGATGGGCATCTCGACGGCCGAGTCCTACCGCGGCGCACAGATCTTCGAGGCGGTGGGGCTCGACTCCGCGTTCGTCCGCGAGTACTTCGAGGGGACCGAGATCCGCACGGAGGGCATCGGCGTCGACGAACTCGCGGCCGACGTCCGCGAGCGCCACGCGGTCGGCTTCGGCGACGACCCCGAACTGGAGACCCACGGCGAGTACGAGAACCGCTCGTCGGGGCTCCACCACGGCTGGAACCCCCACTCGGTGCGGGACCTCCACGCCGCCGTCCGTGGGGACGACCGCGAGTCGTGGGACTCGTTCGCAGAACAGGTGAACGACGCCGACGAACCGGCCGAACTCCGGAACCTCCTTGAGTTCGATTCCGACCGCGACCCGATCCCGGTCGAGGAGGTCGAGCCGGTCTCGGAGATCGCCACGCGCTTCACCACGGCAGCGATGAGCCTCGGCAGCCTCTCGCCGGAGGCCCACGAGAACAACTCCATCGCGATGCGGCGGCTCGGCGGCAAGTCGAACACCGGCGAGGGCGGCGAGCCGCCCGAGCGGTTCGGCACCGAGCGCGAGTGCGACGTGAAACAGGTCGCTTCGGGCCGCTTCGGCGTCACCGCGGAGTACCTCGCGAGCGCGGACGAACTCCAGATCAAGATGGCGCAGGGCTCCAAGCCCGGCGAGGGCGGTCATCTCCCCGGCGCGAAGGTGAACGAGTACATCGCGCACGTCCGGTGTTCGACGCCGGGCGTGGGCCTCATCTCGCCGCCCCCGCAACACGACATCTACTCCATCGAGGACCTGAAACAGCTCATTCACGACCTGAAGTCCGCGAACCCGGAGGCCGACGTCAACGTGAAGCTGGTCTCGGAGGCCGGCATCGGCACCATCGCGGCCGGCGTCGCGAAGGCCGAGGCCGACGTCGTCCACGTCTCGGGCCACTCGGGCGGGACGGGCGCGTCGCCGAAGACGAGCATCAAGAACGCCGGCCTCCCGTGGGAACTCGGCCTCGCGGAGACGAACCAGATGCTCCGCGCGACGGGGCTGCGCGACCGCATCCGCGTCGCCGTCGACGGCGGGATGAAGACCGGCCGCGACGTCGCGGTCGGCGCGCTGCTGGGCGGCGAGGAGTTCGCCTTCGGCACCGCCTCGCTCGTCTCCTCGGGCTGTGTGATGGCCCGGCAGTGCCACCAGAACACCTGCCCGGTCGGCGTCGCCACCCAGCGGGAGGACCTCCGCGAGCGCTTCCCCGGCGAGCCCGAGCACGTCATCAACTACATGACGTTCATCGCACGGGAGCTCCGCGAGATCATGGCCGACCTCGGCTTCCGCACGGTCGAGGAGATGATCGGCCGGCCCGACGTGCTCACCCAGCGCGACGACCTGGAGGGGAAGGCCGCGAAACTCGACCTCTCGACGGTGCTCGCCGACCCCGCGCCCGGCGCGCGGACGAAGGTGCGCGAGCAGGACCACGCCGACGTCGCGGACGGCATCGACCGGGAGCTCATCGAGGCGGCGGACGAGGCGCTCTCGTCGGGCGAACCGGTCGCCGTCTCGCGGACGCTCGGGAACACGGACCGGGCAGTCGGCGCGACGCTCTCGAACCGCGTCGCCTCCGAACACGGCGGCGAAGGGCTCCCCCGGGACACGGTCAGCCTGGAGTTCGACGGCACCGCGGGCCAGTCGTTCGGCGCGTTCCTCGCGCCCGGCGTGAGCAGCCACCTCACCGGCGCGGCGAACGACTACGTCGGCAAGGGGCTCTCGGGCGGCACGCTCGCCGTCGAGACGCCCGCGGACGCGTCGTTCGACCCGAGCGAGAACATCGTCGTCGGCAACGTCGCGCTCTACGGCGCGACGAGCGGCGAGGCGTACGTCAACGGCGTCGCGGGCGAGCGCTTCGCGGTCCGCAACTCGGGCGCGAAGGCGGTCGTCGAGGGGCTGGGCGACCACGGCTGTGAGTACATGACCGGCGGCGCCGTCGCGGTGCTGGGCGAGACGGGCCGGAACTTCGGCGCGGGGATGTCCGGCGGCGTCGCGTACGTGTTCGACCCGGACGACGAGTTCCCGGCGAAGGTGAACCGCGGGATGGTGTCGCTCTCCCAGGAACTGACCGATGCCGACGAGGCGATGCTGCGCCGCCTGGTCGAGAACCACCTCGCCCGGACCGACAGCGAGCGCGCGGCCGCCCTGCTGGAGAACTGGTCGGAGGCCGTCGGCGAGTTCGTCCGCGTGCTGCCCGACGCCTACGCGGAAGTCATCGCGGAGGGCCGCGGCGACGACGTGCGCGACGAACTGCCGGAGCCGGTGGCGGGCGGCGACGCGGTTCCGGGCTTCGAGCGCGGCGCGGTCTCGGGCGACGACTAG
- the proS gene encoding proline--tRNA ligase — protein sequence MNDDDGAEQDLGVTKSKEYETGEWYAEVVQKAGLANYGPENMSGFIVTRPRGYELWERMQAFLDSKFKETGVRNAYFPMFIPESYLEREKDIVEGFDPEVAWVTHAGNDELEERLAVRPTSESIITPYIARWVRSHRDLPLRVNQWCSVVRWEATETKPFFRTKEFLWQEGHTAHATHEDAWDETMRRLDQYESVYEEFFAMPVLRGQKPDHDKFPGADTTTTVEALMPDGKSVQGGTSHHLGTSFAEAFDIHYSDEDEEEQVAHTTSWGLSWRALGALIMTHSDDQGLVLPPTVAPEQVVIVPIWQADTKEDVLSYAQGIAEELEEAGIRVELDDRDTRNPGFKFNEHELNGVPVRFEIGPHEVEDDEVTVVHRPDGEEATAEREGIADAARVHLDEVFAKLYAAAEENLEGEVREASDRAEILGTIGQHGGYVNAPWCGEEGCEDEIKEQIAAEIVMVPFEDEDDLVGGEDEETCAVCGERAERTAYFAKSY from the coding sequence GAGTATGAGACCGGCGAGTGGTACGCCGAGGTAGTCCAGAAGGCGGGCCTGGCGAACTACGGCCCCGAGAACATGTCCGGGTTCATCGTGACCCGGCCCCGCGGCTACGAGCTCTGGGAGCGCATGCAGGCGTTCCTCGACTCGAAGTTCAAGGAGACGGGCGTCCGGAACGCCTACTTCCCCATGTTCATCCCCGAGTCGTACCTCGAGCGCGAGAAGGACATCGTCGAGGGGTTCGACCCCGAGGTGGCGTGGGTGACCCACGCGGGCAACGACGAACTCGAGGAACGGCTCGCCGTGCGGCCCACCTCCGAGTCCATCATCACCCCGTACATCGCCCGCTGGGTGCGGAGCCACCGCGACCTGCCGCTGCGCGTCAACCAGTGGTGCTCGGTCGTGCGCTGGGAGGCGACGGAGACGAAGCCGTTCTTCCGCACGAAGGAGTTCCTCTGGCAGGAGGGCCACACGGCCCACGCCACCCACGAGGACGCCTGGGACGAGACGATGCGCCGGCTCGATCAGTACGAGTCGGTGTACGAGGAGTTCTTCGCGATGCCCGTCCTCCGCGGCCAGAAGCCCGACCACGACAAGTTCCCCGGCGCGGACACCACGACGACCGTCGAGGCGCTGATGCCCGACGGCAAGTCCGTCCAGGGCGGGACGTCCCACCACCTCGGCACCTCGTTCGCCGAGGCGTTCGACATCCACTACTCGGACGAGGACGAGGAGGAGCAGGTCGCCCACACCACCTCCTGGGGGCTCTCCTGGCGCGCGCTCGGCGCGCTCATCATGACCCACTCGGACGATCAGGGGCTCGTGCTCCCCCCGACGGTCGCGCCCGAGCAGGTCGTCATCGTCCCCATCTGGCAGGCCGACACGAAGGAGGACGTGCTCTCGTACGCCCAGGGCATCGCAGAGGAACTCGAGGAGGCGGGCATCCGCGTCGAACTCGACGACCGCGACACGCGCAATCCCGGCTTCAAGTTCAACGAGCACGAACTCAACGGCGTCCCCGTCCGGTTCGAGATCGGCCCCCACGAGGTCGAGGACGACGAGGTGACGGTCGTCCACCGCCCGGACGGCGAGGAGGCGACCGCCGAGCGCGAGGGCATCGCGGACGCCGCGCGGGTCCACCTCGACGAGGTGTTCGCAAAGCTGTACGCCGCCGCCGAGGAGAACCTCGAGGGCGAGGTGCGCGAGGCGTCGGATCGCGCGGAGATCCTGGGCACCATCGGCCAGCACGGCGGCTACGTCAATGCGCCGTGGTGTGGCGAGGAGGGCTGCGAGGACGAGATCAAAGAGCAGATCGCCGCCGAGATCGTCATGGTCCCGTTCGAGGACGAGGACGACCTCGTCGGCGGCGAGGACGAGGAGACGTGTGCGGTCTGTGGGGAGCGCGCGGAACGAACCGCGTACTTCGCGAAGTCCTACTGA